A window of the Polaribacter sp. HaHaR_3_91 genome harbors these coding sequences:
- a CDS encoding DUF389 domain-containing protein, with amino-acid sequence MEENKGAEEKVDQSKQGMKDEARGLLFSIRKYLTELLDFRHDTDHEATMEAIKADIPFKGATAWILIFAVFVASIGLNANSTAVVIGAMLISPLMGPILGIGSAFAINDIEVFKKSLVSLATMITLSLLASFVFFYFFPLSEDTSELLGRTRPDIRDVLIAFFGGLALMVARTKKGTVASVIFGVAIATALMPPLCTAGFGLAKGFSGDTVGFTYALGAMYLFTINTIFIALATFIVLKLLSFPMHKYANAARRKRYATIATVVGIAVMIPAVYTFLHALEESRVNAQLKTFVKNEVMTIDNYQLIDEDYDFDTKVLKLNFFNEVTAVEKNMLENSLINDPRYDRLKEVKINIKGSDTKSFELITTAYTEKREELNESKKLIQELQDKITELEGIISGLNIRIENDALNNDKKAIAFSRISKEAKILYNEIEEIGFSKVLFSKDFINIDTIPTATVKWNLKVSDTVIRVKEKKLRTWLQKEMNLDTLFIKRDK; translated from the coding sequence ATGGAAGAAAATAAGGGAGCTGAGGAAAAGGTAGATCAATCTAAGCAAGGAATGAAAGATGAAGCTAGAGGTTTGCTCTTTAGTATCAGAAAATATTTAACCGAACTTTTAGACTTTAGACACGATACGGATCATGAAGCTACCATGGAGGCTATTAAAGCAGATATACCTTTTAAAGGGGCCACTGCTTGGATTCTTATTTTTGCAGTCTTTGTGGCTTCTATAGGGTTAAATGCTAATTCTACTGCAGTTGTTATTGGTGCCATGTTAATTTCACCTTTAATGGGGCCTATTTTGGGAATAGGAAGTGCTTTTGCAATTAATGATATTGAAGTGTTTAAAAAATCATTAGTCAGTTTGGCAACGATGATTACTTTAAGTTTACTTGCGTCATTTGTTTTTTTCTATTTCTTTCCCTTGAGTGAAGATACATCCGAGTTATTAGGGAGAACAAGACCAGATATTAGAGATGTGTTAATAGCCTTTTTTGGTGGTTTGGCTTTAATGGTTGCAAGAACAAAAAAGGGAACGGTAGCTTCTGTTATTTTTGGAGTTGCTATTGCTACTGCATTAATGCCGCCCTTGTGTACTGCAGGATTTGGTTTAGCAAAAGGTTTTTCTGGAGATACTGTTGGTTTTACGTATGCTTTAGGAGCTATGTATTTGTTTACAATTAATACCATTTTTATTGCTTTGGCAACATTTATCGTATTAAAACTGTTAAGTTTTCCAATGCATAAATATGCAAATGCAGCAAGAAGAAAACGATATGCTACTATTGCAACAGTAGTAGGTATTGCTGTTATGATTCCTGCTGTTTATACTTTTTTACACGCCTTAGAAGAAAGTAGGGTAAATGCACAGTTAAAAACGTTTGTTAAAAATGAGGTGATGACTATTGATAACTATCAATTAATTGATGAAGATTATGATTTTGATACTAAGGTTTTAAAACTTAATTTCTTTAACGAAGTAACTGCTGTAGAGAAAAATATGTTAGAAAACAGCTTGATTAATGACCCAAGATATGATCGCTTAAAAGAAGTGAAGATTAATATTAAAGGAAGTGATACTAAAAGTTTTGAATTAATAACAACAGCTTATACAGAAAAAAGAGAAGAGTTAAATGAGAGTAAAAAATTAATACAAGAACTTCAAGACAAAATTACTGAGTTAGAAGGTATTATTTCTGGTTTAAATATAAGAATTGAAAATGATGCACTTAATAATGATAAAAAAGCAATTGCTTTTAGTAGAATTTCTAAAGAAGCAAAAATTCTATATAATGAAATTGAAGAAATAGGGTTTTCTAAAGTTTTATTTTCAAAAGATTTTATTAATATTGATACAATTCCTACGGCAACGGTAAAGTGGAATTTAAAGGTGTCAGATACTGTTATTCGTGTTAAAGAAAAAAAATTACGTACTTGGTTGCAAAAAGAAATGAACTTAGATACATTATTTATTAAAAGAGATAAGTAA
- a CDS encoding ABC transporter ATP-binding protein: MIEVDNLHKGFGDVKVLKGITATFLPGETSLIIGQSGSGKTVFIKSLIGLHTPEEGSISFDGRINTKFTENEKQQWRQEIGMVFQGSALFDSQTVEDNVMFPLKMFTDKSHAEMLERVNFVLNRVNLENSNKKLPAELSGGMQKRVAIARAIVMNPKYLFCDEPNSGLDPRTAIVIDNLIQEITDEYKITTVINTHDMNSVMEIGEKIIFLKEGRKAWEGTSEDIFKTDNEAVVDFVYSSNLFKKVREAYLNEKKYK; the protein is encoded by the coding sequence ATGATTGAAGTAGATAATTTACATAAAGGTTTTGGAGATGTAAAAGTATTAAAAGGTATAACAGCTACTTTTCTTCCTGGTGAAACCAGTTTAATAATTGGTCAAAGTGGTTCTGGTAAAACAGTATTTATAAAATCTTTAATAGGTTTACACACACCAGAAGAAGGTTCTATTTCTTTTGATGGTAGAATAAATACAAAATTTACTGAAAATGAAAAACAGCAATGGAGACAAGAAATTGGTATGGTTTTTCAAGGAAGTGCCTTGTTCGATTCTCAAACGGTAGAAGATAATGTAATGTTTCCGTTAAAAATGTTTACAGATAAATCTCACGCAGAAATGCTAGAACGCGTAAACTTTGTTTTAAATAGGGTTAATTTAGAAAACTCTAATAAAAAATTACCAGCAGAGCTTTCTGGAGGAATGCAAAAAAGAGTTGCCATTGCCAGAGCAATTGTTATGAACCCTAAATACCTTTTTTGTGATGAACCAAACTCTGGTTTAGATCCAAGAACTGCAATTGTAATAGATAACTTAATTCAAGAAATTACGGATGAATATAAAATTACAACCGTAATTAATACACATGACATGAATTCTGTGATGGAAATTGGAGAAAAAATAATTTTTTTAAAGGAAGGTCGAAAAGCTTGGGAAGGTACCAGTGAAGATATATTTAAAACTGACAATGAGGCTGTTGTAGACTTTGTGTATTCTTCTAATTTATTTAAAAAAGTAAGAGAAGCATATTTAAATGAAAAAAAATATAAATAG
- the pdhA gene encoding pyruvate dehydrogenase (acetyl-transferring) E1 component subunit alpha: MKEITKQTYLDWYKDMLFWRKFEDKLASVYIQQKVRGFLHLYNGQEAILAGALHAMDLSKDKMITAYRNHVQPIGMGEDPKRVMAELYGKATGTSKGMGGSMHIFSKEFRFYGGHGIVGGQIPLGAGLAFGDKYNNTGGVTLTCFGDGAARQGSLHEAFNLAMLWKLPVIFICENNGYAMGTSVERTANHTDIWKLGLGYEMPCGPVDAMNPIKVAEAIDEALDRARRGDGPTFLEMKTYRYRGHSMSDAQHYRTKDEVEEYKKIDPITQVKDVILEKGYATAEELAAVDKEVKVKVKECEQFAEDSPYPEPQQMYDMVYEQEDYPFIS, encoded by the coding sequence ATGAAAGAAATCACCAAACAAACCTATTTAGATTGGTACAAAGACATGCTTTTTTGGCGTAAGTTCGAAGACAAACTTGCTTCTGTTTACATTCAACAAAAAGTTAGAGGTTTCTTGCACTTATATAATGGGCAAGAGGCAATTTTAGCAGGTGCATTACATGCAATGGACTTATCTAAAGACAAAATGATTACGGCTTATAGAAATCACGTACAACCGATTGGTATGGGAGAAGATCCTAAACGTGTAATGGCAGAATTATACGGAAAGGCAACCGGAACGTCTAAAGGAATGGGTGGTTCTATGCATATTTTTTCAAAAGAATTCCGTTTTTATGGTGGTCATGGTATCGTTGGAGGTCAAATTCCTTTAGGTGCAGGTCTTGCTTTTGGTGATAAATATAATAATACTGGTGGTGTAACATTAACCTGTTTTGGAGATGGTGCTGCAAGACAAGGTTCATTACATGAAGCTTTTAATTTAGCTATGTTATGGAAATTACCTGTAATTTTTATTTGTGAAAACAATGGGTATGCAATGGGTACTTCTGTAGAAAGAACTGCAAACCATACAGATATTTGGAAACTTGGTTTAGGATACGAAATGCCTTGTGGACCAGTAGATGCAATGAACCCAATTAAAGTTGCAGAAGCTATAGACGAAGCTTTAGATAGAGCGAGACGTGGTGATGGACCAACTTTCCTAGAAATGAAAACATATAGATATAGAGGTCACTCTATGTCTGATGCACAACACTATAGAACTAAAGACGAAGTAGAAGAATACAAAAAAATAGATCCTATTACACAAGTAAAAGATGTTATTTTAGAAAAAGGATATGCTACTGCAGAAGAATTAGCTGCTGTTGATAAAGAGGTAAAAGTGAAGGTTAAAGAATGTGAGCAATTTGCAGAAGATTCTCCTTATCCAGAACCTCAACAGATGTACGATATGGTTTATGAACAAGAAGATTATCCTTTTATAAGTTAA
- a CDS encoding DUF2807 domain-containing protein has product MTKKTTLLLVFVFALFNSTFSQEKIKGNRLISKIKTDLAPFHSVIINNDFKVELVVSNISSSIEIETDKNLHEHIIFNVTDSVLTIATDKKLKAKKLNISVNYKNALKEIILNNDAEIESLGTIKTTSMSLKINDYGIADLKIKSDIFKLFNNNKSRIQFRSKSKLDVESKDVDLDLSESCKVDMVLKAENLNTRMIGNSGLNIEGTANLFNAITLENSALNGEKLNVTTCKSIIKDSAAITINASESITIEASDKSKTELYGDAKIILTQFSESSKLFKKEL; this is encoded by the coding sequence ATGACAAAAAAAACTACATTATTATTAGTATTCGTATTCGCTTTATTTAACAGCACCTTTAGTCAGGAAAAAATAAAAGGAAATAGATTAATATCAAAGATAAAAACAGATCTAGCTCCTTTTCATAGTGTGATCATAAATAATGATTTTAAAGTAGAGCTAGTAGTCTCTAATATATCTTCATCTATAGAGATAGAAACCGATAAAAACCTACACGAGCATATTATTTTTAACGTTACGGATTCTGTTTTAACAATAGCTACTGACAAAAAATTAAAAGCAAAAAAGTTAAATATTTCAGTAAATTATAAAAATGCATTAAAGGAAATAATTTTAAATAATGATGCAGAAATAGAATCTTTAGGCACCATAAAAACAACTTCTATGTCACTTAAAATAAATGATTATGGAATAGCTGATTTAAAGATAAAATCTGATATTTTTAAGCTCTTTAATAATAATAAATCTAGAATTCAATTTAGATCTAAAAGTAAGTTAGATGTAGAAAGTAAAGATGTAGATCTAGATTTAAGTGAATCTTGCAAGGTAGACATGGTTCTTAAAGCAGAAAATTTAAACACAAGAATGATTGGTAATTCTGGCTTAAATATTGAAGGAACTGCTAATTTATTTAATGCGATTACATTAGAAAATTCAGCGTTAAATGGAGAAAAATTAAATGTTACTACTTGTAAAAGCATTATAAAAGATTCAGCTGCTATTACTATAAATGCATCAGAAAGTATTACTATAGAAGCTTCAGATAAAAGCAAAACAGAACTATATGGAGATGCTAAAATAATTTTAACTCAATTTTCAGAGAGTTCTAAACTATTTAAGAAAGAATTATAA
- a CDS encoding ABC transporter permease, which yields MGYLEHVGKYFMMLGRVFKKPQKGKVFYEALIKEIDELGLKSLGIIMFISFFIGGVIALQTALNLDNPFIPKSLIGFAAKRSIILEFAPTFCSIILAGKVGSYITSSIGTMRVTEQIDALEVMGINALSHLVLPKVIATVFFYPFLISLGMFLGILGGWVTGVLSGLFSGANYIEGIQTDFDPFLLSYAIIKTLIFAFLISTVPSYHGYYVKGGSIAVGKASTQAVVWTTILIVIANYFLTQMLLT from the coding sequence ATGGGTTACCTAGAACATGTTGGTAAATATTTTATGATGTTAGGGCGTGTTTTTAAAAAACCGCAAAAAGGAAAAGTTTTTTACGAAGCTTTGATAAAAGAGATTGATGAATTAGGCTTAAAATCTTTAGGGATTATTATGTTTATTTCCTTTTTTATTGGAGGTGTAATTGCCTTGCAAACGGCTTTAAATTTAGACAATCCTTTTATTCCAAAATCTTTAATAGGTTTTGCAGCTAAGCGTTCTATTATTTTAGAATTTGCTCCTACTTTTTGTTCCATTATTTTAGCAGGTAAGGTAGGTTCTTATATAACTTCTAGTATCGGTACTATGCGAGTTACAGAACAAATTGATGCATTAGAGGTAATGGGTATAAATGCTTTAAGTCATTTAGTATTGCCTAAAGTGATTGCAACAGTTTTCTTTTATCCTTTTTTAATCTCATTGGGGATGTTCTTAGGTATTTTAGGAGGATGGGTTACAGGTGTTTTATCGGGTCTTTTTTCTGGAGCAAATTATATAGAAGGTATTCAAACAGATTTTGATCCTTTTTTATTATCGTACGCAATTATTAAAACCTTAATTTTTGCATTTCTAATATCTACAGTGCCTTCTTATCATGGTTATTATGTAAAAGGAGGATCTATAGCGGTTGGTAAAGCAAGTACGCAAGCTGTAGTTTGGACGACTATTTTAATTGTAATAGCGAATTATTTTTTAACTCAAATGCTTTTAACCTAA
- a CDS encoding pyruvate dehydrogenase complex dihydrolipoamide acetyltransferase, translated as MATIINMPRLSDTMEEGVVAKWLKSVGDKIEEGDILAEIETDKATMEFESFHEGTLLYIGIQEGETSPVDVLLAVIGEEGEDISAIINGDESEPAKEKATTEEVKEETSTETTASNSVTIPEGVQVITMPRLSDTMTDGTIATWLKKVGDEVSEGDMLAEIETDKATMEFECFYEGTILYIGVQEGETAPVDSLLTIIGPAGTDVSAIVANGGAASAPTEEKPATAKAPEKAEAAATKPAAKVEETKTVSTSNTSNGRIFASPLAKKIASDKGINLADVSGSGENGRIIKKDIENYTPAAKVEATPAAANVAAAGVENSEEVKNSQMRKAIAKSLGNSKFSAPDFSLNIEVDMDNAMASRKIINAIPDTKVSFNDMVVKACAMALKKHPQVNTSWSEANTIYHSHIHVGVAVAVDDGLLVPVIKHTDGLSLTQIGAGVRDLAGKARNKKLTPAEMQGSTFTVSNLGMFGIGSFNSIINQPNSAILSVGAIVQKPVVKDGQIVVGNTMNLTLTSDHRTVDGAVGAQFLQTLKTFIENPVTMLA; from the coding sequence ATGGCTACAATAATAAATATGCCCAGACTAAGTGACACCATGGAAGAAGGTGTTGTGGCAAAATGGTTAAAAAGTGTTGGAGATAAAATTGAAGAAGGTGATATATTAGCCGAAATTGAAACAGACAAAGCTACAATGGAATTTGAGTCCTTCCATGAAGGAACTCTTTTATATATTGGTATTCAAGAAGGAGAAACTTCTCCTGTTGATGTTTTATTAGCTGTTATTGGTGAAGAAGGTGAAGACATTTCTGCAATTATAAATGGTGATGAATCAGAACCAGCAAAGGAAAAAGCAACTACCGAAGAAGTAAAAGAAGAAACTAGTACAGAAACAACTGCTAGTAATTCAGTTACAATTCCAGAAGGAGTGCAAGTAATTACAATGCCTCGTTTAAGCGATACAATGACTGATGGTACCATTGCAACATGGTTAAAGAAAGTTGGAGACGAAGTTTCTGAAGGTGATATGCTTGCTGAAATTGAAACAGATAAAGCAACAATGGAATTTGAATGTTTCTATGAAGGAACTATCTTATACATTGGTGTACAAGAAGGAGAAACTGCTCCTGTAGATAGCTTATTAACTATTATTGGCCCTGCCGGAACAGATGTTTCTGCAATAGTTGCCAATGGTGGTGCTGCATCTGCTCCTACTGAAGAAAAACCAGCTACTGCTAAAGCTCCTGAAAAAGCTGAAGCTGCTGCTACAAAACCAGCTGCAAAAGTGGAAGAAACTAAAACTGTTTCTACTTCAAATACTTCTAACGGTCGTATTTTTGCATCTCCTTTAGCAAAGAAGATTGCTTCTGATAAAGGTATTAATTTAGCAGATGTTAGTGGTTCTGGTGAAAACGGAAGAATCATTAAAAAAGATATAGAAAACTATACTCCTGCTGCTAAAGTTGAAGCTACTCCTGCCGCTGCAAATGTTGCTGCTGCTGGTGTAGAAAACTCAGAAGAAGTTAAGAATTCTCAAATGCGTAAAGCAATAGCTAAGTCTTTAGGTAACTCTAAATTCTCTGCTCCAGATTTCAGTTTAAATATTGAAGTTGATATGGACAATGCAATGGCATCTAGAAAAATAATAAATGCAATTCCAGACACTAAAGTATCTTTTAACGATATGGTAGTTAAGGCATGTGCAATGGCGTTAAAAAAACATCCACAAGTAAACACTTCTTGGTCTGAGGCAAATACAATTTACCACAGTCATATTCATGTAGGTGTTGCTGTAGCTGTAGATGATGGTTTATTAGTACCTGTAATTAAACATACAGACGGATTGAGTTTAACTCAAATTGGTGCTGGTGTAAGAGATTTAGCAGGGAAAGCTAGAAATAAAAAATTAACCCCTGCAGAAATGCAAGGAAGTACTTTTACCGTTTCTAACTTAGGCATGTTTGGTATTGGTAGTTTTAACTCTATCATCAACCAACCTAACTCAGCAATTTTATCTGTTGGCGCAATTGTACAAAAACCAGTTGTAAAAGACGGACAAATAGTTGTAGGTAATACAATGAATTTGACTTTAACATCAGATCACAGAACTGTAGATGGTGCTGTTGGAGCTCAATTTTTACAAACATTAAAAACATTTATTGAAAACCCGGTTACAATGTTGGCTTAA
- the ctlX gene encoding citrulline utilization hydrolase CtlX, protein MKQTTNTILMIRPVSFRMNEQTAVNNYYQHNIDNALPATINTKAQNEFDTFVEKLRGFGIGVIVVSDTKEVDTPDAVFPNNWISFHEDGTVAIYPMFAENRRLERREDVLEQIEKEGFLIENIVDYTSAEDEGVFLEGTGSICLDRGNNKAYCALSPRADEELFIEFCEDFEYTPVVFTANQTVDGKRAAIYHTNVMMCVGETLAIICLASIDDKSERKNVLKHLKEDGKKVIDITEKQVTNFAGNMLEVRGKDDERFLVMSQAAFNSLTQSQKSQINNHCKIISSPLDTIEFCGGGSARCMMAEVFLPKK, encoded by the coding sequence ATGAAGCAAACTACAAATACAATTTTAATGATTCGTCCTGTTAGTTTTAGGATGAATGAGCAAACTGCTGTAAATAATTACTATCAACATAATATTGATAATGCATTACCAGCTACCATTAATACAAAAGCGCAGAACGAATTTGATACTTTTGTGGAGAAATTACGTGGTTTTGGTATTGGTGTAATTGTTGTTTCTGATACAAAGGAAGTGGATACACCAGATGCTGTTTTTCCAAATAATTGGATCTCTTTTCATGAGGATGGTACCGTTGCTATTTACCCAATGTTTGCAGAAAATAGGCGTTTAGAAAGACGTGAAGATGTTTTAGAACAGATAGAAAAAGAAGGCTTTTTAATAGAGAATATTGTTGATTATACTTCTGCAGAAGACGAAGGTGTTTTTTTAGAAGGAACGGGTAGTATTTGTTTAGATAGAGGGAATAACAAGGCATATTGTGCACTTTCGCCGAGAGCAGATGAAGAGTTGTTTATAGAGTTTTGTGAAGATTTTGAATATACACCAGTTGTTTTTACGGCAAATCAAACAGTAGACGGTAAAAGAGCGGCAATATACCACACCAATGTTATGATGTGTGTTGGAGAAACTTTGGCTATTATCTGTTTGGCTTCTATTGATGATAAATCTGAGCGCAAAAATGTATTGAAGCATTTAAAAGAAGATGGTAAAAAAGTAATTGACATTACAGAAAAACAGGTTACTAACTTTGCTGGGAATATGTTAGAAGTTAGAGGTAAAGATGATGAACGTTTTTTAGTAATGAGTCAAGCTGCTTTTAATAGTTTAACGCAATCTCAAAAATCACAAATTAACAATCATTGTAAAATTATTTCTAGTCCTTTAGATACTATTGAGTTTTGTGGTGGAGGTAGTGCGCGTTGTATGATGGCAGAAGTTTTTTTGCCTAAAAAATAA
- the pafA gene encoding alkaline phosphatase PafA translates to MKFKLLFSFICLFICLGNNKLTSQNKKPKLVVGIVIDQMRYDYLTRFSDRYGKDGFNRILQEGFSLENAHYNYIPTYTAVGHTSIYTGTTPSEHGIISNNWYDKYQKESIYCVDDNNYKTVGNEGKYGQKSPKRLFTSTITDQLHLAQNMFGKTIGVSIKDRSAILPAGHSANAAYWYDGGNFNTWITSTYYMNELPKWVKDFNGNNNADKYLNTPWETLYDIKTYTNSRVDDNIYEGKLKGQEAPTFPKDLKALRSKNGNFDLIKTVPAGNTYTTDFAKAAIIGENLGKGEHTDFLAVSYSSTDYIGHKYGVAAIETEDTYLRLDKDLANLFQFLDQQVGKDNYTLFLTADHAAVHVPAYLQSLKIPAHYLKMTKFKEFILETTKKYFNSVDLIENVSNYQIFLDKDKVESLGLEVNNVAQKLADEVINFDGIYKAVTARTLQTTHFSSGILNSLQNGYNQKLSGDVLMIPNPATLTGGRTGTSHGSGYSYDTHVPIIFYGNGIKQGSSSKRYNITDIAPTIANLLNIESPNGTNGVVVDEVLEK, encoded by the coding sequence ATGAAATTCAAATTACTTTTCAGCTTCATCTGCCTATTTATTTGTTTAGGAAACAACAAACTAACATCACAAAATAAAAAACCAAAATTGGTGGTTGGTATTGTTATTGACCAAATGAGATATGATTATTTAACAAGGTTTTCCGATAGATATGGAAAAGATGGATTTAATAGAATTTTACAAGAAGGGTTTTCTTTAGAAAATGCTCATTATAACTACATACCAACCTATACAGCCGTTGGGCACACCTCTATTTACACAGGAACAACACCAAGTGAACACGGAATTATCTCTAACAACTGGTATGACAAATATCAAAAAGAATCTATTTACTGTGTAGATGACAACAATTACAAAACTGTTGGAAACGAGGGTAAATATGGGCAAAAATCTCCAAAAAGACTTTTTACATCAACTATAACAGATCAATTACATTTGGCTCAAAATATGTTTGGTAAAACTATTGGAGTTTCTATAAAAGATAGATCTGCAATCTTACCTGCTGGCCATTCTGCAAATGCAGCTTATTGGTATGATGGTGGTAATTTTAACACTTGGATTACTAGTACATATTATATGAATGAATTGCCTAAATGGGTAAAAGATTTTAATGGAAATAATAACGCAGATAAATACCTAAATACACCTTGGGAAACACTTTACGATATTAAAACATACACAAACAGTAGAGTTGACGATAATATTTATGAAGGTAAATTAAAAGGACAGGAAGCACCAACTTTTCCGAAAGACTTAAAAGCATTGCGCTCTAAAAATGGTAATTTCGATTTGATAAAAACAGTACCAGCAGGTAATACTTATACAACAGATTTTGCCAAAGCTGCTATTATAGGTGAAAACTTAGGTAAAGGTGAACACACAGACTTTTTAGCGGTTAGTTATTCTTCTACAGATTATATTGGTCATAAATACGGAGTTGCTGCCATAGAAACAGAAGACACCTATTTGCGCTTAGATAAAGATTTGGCTAATTTATTTCAATTTTTAGACCAACAAGTTGGAAAAGATAATTACACCTTATTTTTAACTGCAGATCATGCAGCAGTGCATGTACCAGCTTATTTACAATCTTTAAAAATACCTGCTCACTATTTAAAGATGACAAAATTTAAAGAGTTTATTTTAGAAACCACTAAAAAATATTTTAATTCTGTAGATTTAATTGAAAACGTTTCTAATTATCAAATATTCTTAGATAAAGATAAAGTAGAATCTTTAGGTTTAGAGGTGAATAACGTTGCTCAAAAATTAGCTGATGAAGTAATTAATTTTGACGGAATCTACAAAGCAGTAACCGCAAGAACTTTGCAAACAACACATTTCTCTTCTGGAATATTGAATTCGCTTCAAAACGGGTATAATCAAAAATTATCTGGAGATGTTTTAATGATTCCTAATCCGGCTACTTTAACCGGAGGAAGAACAGGTACAAGTCATGGGTCTGGATATTCTTATGACACACATGTACCGATTATTTTCTATGGAAACGGAATAAAACAAGGTTCATCATCAAAAAGATACAACATTACAGATATTGCGCCAACTATTGCAAATCTATTAAATATAGAGTCGCCAAACGGAACAAACGGAGTTGTAGTTGATGAAGTTTTAGAAAAATAA
- a CDS encoding M15 family metallopeptidase: protein MKKTLAFFIFFISLFSFGQILPEGFVYLSDIDKTIQKELRYLSDNNFIGKPIDGYHKNCIIVTKASADALTKVQKSLQKEGFSLKIFDSYRPQQAVNHFVRWAKVLDDTLMKKAYYPDVPKSELFKRGYIASRSGHSRGSTVDLTIVDIKTGKELDMGSPFDFFGIKSHYLPKNITPEQQKNRLLLRNLMSKNNFRPYKNEWWHFTLRNEPFPKTYFNFPIE, encoded by the coding sequence ATGAAAAAAACACTTGCCTTTTTTATATTCTTTATTTCTCTTTTTTCCTTCGGACAAATTCTTCCTGAGGGTTTTGTCTATTTATCTGATATTGATAAAACAATTCAAAAAGAATTGCGCTATCTAAGCGATAATAACTTTATAGGAAAACCAATTGATGGCTATCATAAAAACTGTATAATAGTTACTAAAGCTTCCGCTGATGCTTTAACTAAAGTACAAAAGAGCCTTCAAAAAGAAGGATTCAGTCTTAAAATATTTGATTCATACAGGCCGCAACAAGCAGTAAACCATTTTGTACGCTGGGCAAAGGTTTTAGATGATACATTAATGAAAAAGGCCTATTACCCAGATGTACCGAAATCAGAATTATTTAAAAGAGGATACATTGCCTCTAGATCTGGACACTCAAGAGGAAGTACTGTAGATTTAACAATTGTAGATATTAAAACAGGTAAAGAATTAGATATGGGCAGCCCATTTGACTTTTTTGGTATAAAGTCTCATTATCTACCAAAAAACATCACTCCAGAACAACAAAAAAACAGATTGTTACTCCGTAACTTAATGTCAAAAAATAATTTTAGACCTTATAAAAACGAATGGTGGCATTTTACTTTAAGAAACGAACCTTTTCCTAAAACATACTTCAATTTCCCGATAGAGTAA
- a CDS encoding PrsW family intramembrane metalloprotease: MHLLLLAIAPATIIILYIYFKDKFEKEPIPFLFKNFLLGATASVLITVILGGFADRLLPVTNVTNIFQQFVKAFIVVALVEEFSKYVIVKYYAQRNKEYNEPFDGIVYAVMVSMGFATLENVLYVFQHGVSTGILRAFTAVPAHATFAILMGYFMGKAKFSKNRIVSNLTGLLFATLFHGAYDFFLFINFIPGIFIGAFISLGIGILLSKKAIKRHQDNSVFKFLIKKKPQN; encoded by the coding sequence ATGCATTTACTTCTTCTTGCTATCGCTCCTGCAACCATTATTATTCTATATATTTATTTTAAAGATAAGTTTGAAAAAGAGCCTATTCCTTTTTTATTTAAAAACTTTCTTTTAGGTGCAACGGCAAGTGTGCTAATTACGGTAATTCTTGGTGGTTTTGCAGATAGATTGCTGCCTGTTACTAATGTAACTAATATATTTCAACAATTTGTAAAGGCTTTTATAGTAGTTGCCTTGGTAGAAGAGTTTTCTAAATATGTAATTGTAAAATATTATGCACAGAGAAATAAAGAATACAACGAGCCTTTTGATGGTATTGTCTATGCAGTAATGGTTTCTATGGGCTTTGCTACCTTAGAAAATGTTTTGTATGTTTTTCAACACGGAGTGTCTACTGGAATATTAAGAGCATTTACTGCGGTTCCAGCACATGCAACATTTGCCATTTTAATGGGATACTTTATGGGGAAAGCAAAGTTTTCTAAAAATAGAATAGTTTCAAATTTAACAGGTTTGTTATTTGCAACGCTGTTTCACGGTGCATATGATTTTTTTCTGTTCATCAATTTTATACCGGGAATTTTTATAGGTGCATTTATTTCTTTAGGAATAGGAATCCTACTATCTAAGAAAGCGATAAAAAGACATCAAGATAATTCTGTATTTAAATTTTTAATCAAAAAGAAACCCCAAAACTAA